A window of Zingiber officinale cultivar Zhangliang chromosome 5A, Zo_v1.1, whole genome shotgun sequence contains these coding sequences:
- the LOC121981530 gene encoding inactive protein kinase SELMODRAFT_444075-like, producing the protein MRIGVEEEEEEERTKKRSGINSSSAMPLRAVRETGVKELQEKKKKQQNESDGGGGRTMVVGVKMDADSRELLTWSLVKLADAGDRVIALHVLPLTPLDSSEDGLSCSYSSLLSLIKAFDATLAVYEGFCNLKQVDLKMKIARGFSVRKVLVREALSYRAGKLVVGAAKHDRALGYSFNSIAKYCARKLPRDCSVFEVSNSKIVFKREASVPSQLVEDKETHREAKNIATAYAGGQALDRSYTKLLNARTRLSNLKKSSSSCLEIIEKDDRMKDLSLALVPERKGEPDSSSSISLLSHEEVRLGWPLLRKVVPPHTRTSSTDGSQISVVQWAMRLPSRFSAASTIHPDSKPMHSHIVEEEMEFPKELEHLLDKCSSVCRLFSYKELAHMTSGFSPDKMIGKGGSSRVYKGCLSDGKELAVKILKSSADVMDEFVTEIEITASLHHKNIVSLVGFCIEKENLILVYDFLSRGSLEDNLHGESLIENALGWPERYKVAVGIAEALNYLHGASNAQPVIHRDVKSSNILLSKDFEPKLADFGLAKWASLSASQLICSDVAGTFGYLAPEYFVYGKVNEKIDVYAFGVVLLELISGRKPIDTGCPKGQESLVMWAMPILQGEGVKELLDPCLGKSYDEAQLESMILAISLCIKRASRSRPHMTLVLKLLQGDDEVLRWARLQVQNSKELDGLDDEGAFGNNNIQSHITLALEDIDDDSSSVSSIEPPTASLSLEEYLQGRWSRSSSFD; encoded by the exons ATGAGGATCGGagtggaggaggaggaagaggaggagaggacaAAGAAGAGGAGCGGAATCAACAGCTCTTCGGCGATGCCGTTGCGCGCTGTGCGAGAAACCGGTGTGAAAGAGTtgcaggagaagaagaagaagcagcagAACGAGTCCGATGGAGGCGGCGGGAGGACGATGGTGGTGGGTGTAAAGATGGACGCCGATAGCCGGGAACTCCTCACCTGGTCCCTCGTCAAACTCGCCGACGCCGGCGATCGCGTCATCGCCCTGCACGTCCTCCCCTTAACCCCGCTCG ACTCGTCGGAGGACGGCCTCAGCTGCTCCTACTCCTCTCTCTTATCTCTCATCAAAGCGTTCGACGCCACGCTCGCCGTCTACGAGGGGTTCTGCAACCTAAAGCAG GTTGACTTGAAGATGAAGATAGCCCGAGGGTTCTCCGTCCGCAAGGTTTTGGTCCGCGAAGCCCTCTCCTACCGAGCCGGCAAGCTTGTCGTAGGCGCCGCTAAGCACGATCGCGCTCTTGG GTATTCATTCAACTCGATCGCCAAGTACTGTGCGAGGAAGCTACCTCGAGATTGCTCAGTTTTCGAGGTGAGCAACAGCAAGATCGTCTTCAAGAGAGAAGCCTCGGTGCCTTCGCAGCTCGTAG AGGACAAGGAAACCCACAGGGAAGCTAAGAACATAGCAACAGCATACGCAGGCGGGCAAGCGTTGGATAGGAGCTACACAAAGCTCCTAAACGCAAGAACAAGACTCTCTAATCTGAAAAAAAGCAGCTCCAGCTGCCTTGAGATCATAGAGAAAGATGATAGAATGAAGGATCTATCTTTGGCTCTGGTTCCTGAGAGGAAAGGTGAACCTGATTCTTCAAGCTCCATTTCGCTTCTTTCTCATGAGGAAGTGAGACTTGGTTGGCCTCTCCTCCGAAAAGTAGTGCCTCCTCACACCCGAACTTCTTCAACTGATGGATCACAGATCTCGGTTGTTCAATGGGCGATGCGTCTGCCGAGTCGATTCTCTGCAGCATCCACAATTCATCCTGACTCCAAGCCCATGCATTCACACAttgtagaagaagaaatggaatttCCCAAGGAATTGGAACATCTCCTAGACAAGTGCTCATCGGTTTGCAGATTGTTCAGCTACAAGGAACTCGCTCATATGACTTCTGGCTTCTCACCAG ATAAAATGATTGGGAAAGGAGGCAGCAGTCGTGTTTACAAGGGTTGCCTTTCGGATGGAAAGGAATTGGCAGTGAAAATTCTGAAATCTTCTGCAGATGTAATGGATGAATTCGTGACAGAAATCGAGATCACGGCATCCTTGCATCATAAGAACATTGTTTCTTTGGTTGGATTTTGCATTGAAAAAGAGAATCTCATATTGGTCTATGATTTCCTATCAAGAGGTAGCTTAGAGGACAACCTTCATG GTGAGAGTTTGATCGAAAATGCCCTTGGCTGGCCTGAGAGGTACAAGGTGGCAGTCGGCATTGCTGAGGCATTGAATTATCTTCATGGAGCCAGCAATGCTCAACCTGTGATCCATAGAGATGTGAAGTCCTCCAACATTCTCCTCTCCAAAGATTTTGAACCAAAG TTGGCTGATTTTGGACTCGCTAAATGGGCATCACTTTCAGCATCACAACTGATATGCAGTGATGTAGCCGGGACTTTCGG CTATTTGGCTCCAGAATATTTCGTGTACGGAAAGGTGAACGAAAAAATCGACGTCTATGCTTTTggtgtggtacttttggagcttATCTCAGGAAGGAAGCCCATCGACACAGGGTGCCCCAAGGGCCAAGAGAGCTTGGTTATGTGG GCAATGCCAATCCTCCAAGGTGAGGGAGTTAAGGAGCTTCTTGATCCATGTTTAGGAAAAAGTTACGATGAGGCTCAACTGGAAAGTATGATCCTAGCCATCTCCCTTTGTATTAAGCGTGCCTCTCGATCGCGGCCTCATATGACACTT GTACTGAAACTACTGCAAGGTGATGATGAGGTCCTACGATGGGCGAGATTGCAAGTTCAAAATTCAAAAGAGTTGGATGGGTTGGATGATGAGGGAGCATTTGGGAATAACAACATCCAATCTCATATCACTCTTGCACTTGAAGACATAGACGATGATTCGTCATCGGTCAGCAGCATAGAACCACCAACAGCAAGCTTATCTCTCGAGGAGTATTTGCAAGGCAGATGGAGTCGCTCCTCGAGCTTTGATTGA